A window from Carassius gibelio isolate Cgi1373 ecotype wild population from Czech Republic chromosome B3, carGib1.2-hapl.c, whole genome shotgun sequence encodes these proteins:
- the hoxb4a gene encoding homeobox protein Hox-B4a, translated as MAMSSYLINSNYVDPKFPPCEEYSQSDYLPSHSPDYYSAQRQDPSFQHESIYHQRSGCADPPYSSCQGTGQPAAVISPRVHVLPTTALSTPLPEPSHHCDSVTPSPPPACGQTPTSQNTSTVTSRKDPVVYPWMKKVHVNIVSPNYSGGEPKRSRTAYTRQQVLELEKEFHYNRYLTRRRRVEIAHTLCLSERQIKIWFQNRRMKWKKDHKLPNTKIRSSSANSNSSSGPTLGSNQNRASGPPPSL; from the exons ATGGCCATGAGTTCCTATTTGATCAACTCTAACTATGTGGACCCCAAGTTTCCACCATGCGAGGAATATTCCCAGAGCGACTACCTACCCAGTCATTCTCCGGACTACTACAGCGCCCAGAGGCAAGACCCCTCGTTCCAGCATGAGTCGATCTACCACCAGCGGTCGGGCTGCGCCGACCCACCCTACTCATCGTGCCAGGGTACGGGGCAGCCTGCCGCGGTCATCTCTCCGCGAGTTCACGTTCTACCCACAACCGCACtctcgacccctctccctgaacCAAGCCATCACTGCGACTCGGTAACTCCGAGCCCTCCGCCTGCCTGCGGTCAGACTCCCACTAGCCAAAACACTTCAACGGTCACTTCAAGAAAAGATCCCGTGGTATACCCCTGGATGAAGAAAGTCCACGTAAACATCG TGAGCCCAAACTACTCAGGGGGTGAACCCAAGCGCTCACGCACAGCCTACACGCGGCAGCAAGTCTTGGAATTAGAGAAAGAGTTCCATTACAACCGCTATCTGACTCGCAGACGGAGGGTGGAGATTGCCCATACACTATGCCTATCCGAACGACAGATTAAGATTTGGTTTCAAAACCGGCGCATGAAGTGGAAGAAGGACCATAAGCTTCCCAACACCAAAATACGCAGCAGCTCTGCCAACAGCAATTCAAGCAGCGGCCCGACACTGGGAAGCAATCAGAACCGAGCAAGCGGACCTCCGCCAAGTCTATAG